TCGGCTCCCATTGCCATCGAGAAACGCGGCTCCTTTCAGATGTTCTGGACCAGTCCGGCCATGCGGAAGATGCGGCGCAACCCACTGGCCATCGGCGGGCTGATCATCACCCTGCTATTCGCGTTGCTGGCGCTGTTCGCCCCCCTGGTGGCCAGACCCACCGGCAACTGCCTGCGCGATCTGGGCATGACCAGCCAGAATCAGGTGTACAACCCGCTGGGGGCACCCTTCTGGCAGGCTGTTTTTGCGCCGCCAGCCTCCTGTTACAAGATTGAACGGCTCAGCTTCGCGCAGGAACCCGTTCCCCCAAATTCGATCCCCGGTGCCACTGCGCCTTTCGGCACGGTGAACGGCTACAACATTTTCTACGGACTGGTCTGGGGAACGCGCACCGCGCTCAAGATGGCCTTCATCATCGTGGGCATCACGCTGGCTGTGGGCGTGCTGATCGGGGCCATCAGCGGCTTTTACGGCGGCTGGATCGACAACCTGATTCAGCGGTTCATTGACGTGCTGTTCGCCATGCCGGGGCTGGTGCTGACGGTGGTGATCCTGACCATCCTGCGGGCCAAGAATCCCGGGGGTGATCCCACCTGGCCGATTATCCTGGCGTATTCGGTGGCGGGCTGGGCTGGGTACGCCCGCGTGATTCGTGGGGACGTGCTTAAGACCCGGCAACTGGAATACGTAGACGCCGCCCGTGGCCTGGGTGCCCGCGACCTGCGGATGATCCTCAAACACGTTGTTCCCAATAGCGTGACCACCGTCTTCACCATTGCCGTGCTGGACCTGGCAACTGTGCCGCTGGGCATCGCCGCTCTGAGCTTCCTGGGCCTCGGCTTTGAGCCGGGGTACTCCGAATGGGGGCAACTGGTCGACTTTGCCCGCGCGTGGCTGAAGCCTGATTATTGGTATGTGCTGGTCTTTCCCGCCGCCTTCATCATTCTGTTCAGTCTGGCCTTCAACCTGTTCGGCGACGGTCTGCGCGACGCGCTGGATCCCAAGACGAGATAGGTCGACTGGCAGTGGTGCGCGGTGTCCGGGCTTTCAGTTCCCGAACACCGCGTACTTTTTCTTGTCTGTTGGGGTGTCGCCCAGCGGGTCAGCCCGCAACAAATTCAAACACGTGTCCTTCCGGATCACGAACCGCCAGCCCCTTTTCGTCCTGCACCGACAGCAGCCCAGCCGCCGCCACTAGATCGGCCACCGCGTTCACGTCGGCGTAGAAGCGGACCAGCGCGTGGTCGCCGCCCAGCATATCGGCCAGCCCCACCTGCGGGTCCCAGGCATACAGCCATCTCCTCGGCGTGCCGTTGCCGTCCGGCTCGCTCTGCGGACCCAGCGTGAACTGGGCGAAGTCACGGTCCTCCTGCTCCTTGGCGAAAGCGAAGCCGTAGGCGCCCGGTAGGCGCTTCTTCATGGCAGAGTAATCGCCAAAGGCCAGGGCCACCTCGCGCAGTCCCATTACCGGCAGGGCGTGGGCGGGGCGCGCCATGGGCTGGGGCGGAAAGTGCGGTTGCCGCGTATCCTCCCGGTTCACGCCGCGCAGTTCCAGGCCGTGCCCGAACGGGTCAAAGAAGTACAGCGTCCAGTCTGGCCGGTCCTCCGTGCCCAGGTTGATTTCTTGCCATTCCAGTCCGTGAGCGTCCAGCAGTCCCTTGCTGGGTTCCAGGTCGCTGGGGTCGATCTGCCAGGCGTAGTGGAGGTGTGATGCCCCACGTGGCCTCAGGGAAGCCAGGCGGTCATCGTTGTTTTGCCGTGTGATCGGCTGCCACAGCGTCAGGGTCTGGTGCGGATTGACCGTGAATTCGGCCACGCCCACCGCCTCGTCGTGGCGGATCAGTTCCAGGCCCAGAACCTGTGAGTAAAAGCGCACGCCGCGCGCCAGATGATTGACTTCCAGCGTCAAGCCCGCCAGATCAAGGATAGGAGAGGGGGTCATCCCTGCATTTGAGCGCAGGCCGCCCCTCCCAGTTCGCTGGCGGGATTCAGGGATTCTTCAGGCGATCTGCTGGTGTGCGGCGTCCACAAGCGCCTGCGCTCCCTGCCCCAGCGTGTCGGCGGCCAGCTCCGCACCCAGGTCAGCGCACTCTGCCACGTCACCGCTGGTGGTGGCGCGGATCACCTGCGAGCCGTCCAGCGCAGCAACCCAGCCTTCCAGCGTCAGAATGCCGCCCTTGACCGTGGCGTGTGCGCCCACCGGAGCCATGCACCCCGCGCCCAGCCCCGCAAGGAATTCACGTTCGGCGGTGATGCGGTCATCGGTCGTGTGGTCGTGGATGGCGTAGGCAACCTCTACCGTCAGATCGTCATCGGCGCGGGTCTCCAGGGCCAGCGCGCCCTGACCGGGGGCGGGCAGCATGATGTCCGGCTCGATGAACTCGTCGATGCGGTGGCGCATCTCGGTGCGGATCAGGCCGGCGGCGGCCAGGATGATCGCGTCATATTCGTCAGAGGCCAGCGCCGCCAGCCGGGTGTCGATGTTGCCGCGCAGTCCCACGACTTGCAGGTCCGGGCGGAAGGCTTTCAGGAACGCCTTGCGGCGCACGCTGCTGGTGCCGACGCGCGCGCCGTGGGGCAGCTCCGAGAGACGCTTCATGCCCTCCTTCCCGATCAGGACGTCGCGGGCATCCACCCGTTTGGGAATGGAGGCCACTTCCAGTTCCTCGGGCTGTGCGGTGGGCAGGTCCTTGAGAGAATGCACCGCAATATCAATGCGCTTGGCGAGCAGGGCGTCCTCGATCTCCTTGATCCAGAAGCCCTTGTCGCCCTCCTTGGCCATTGAGATCAGGCTGGCGCGGTTGCGATCCCCTTTGGTGGCGATGGTCTGAATCCGGAAATCCGTTTCAGGCCACTCTTCTTTGAGCCGGGCCACCACCCAGTGGGTCTGTGCCAGCGCCAGCGTGCTGCCGCGCGTTCCTACCGTCACCGTCCGCATAACCTGGGCAGTATAGGGGTTGGGGGCGGCTCACGCCTACGCGTTTTGTCCTTCATCTCCGCAGTGCCAGGGTGATCAGCCTGCCGGGGTCCAGCGTTGGAAGGACGCTGAGCGTGACTGGAGCGGACCTGAAAGGCCCACGGTCAGCAAGCAAGCTCAATCTTCCCCCGGCTCGCAGATCCGCCCTATGGTATCTGCAGGAACACGCCGGGCAGCGCTTCAGCAGCATAGGCGGCAAGGCAAGACCAGCAAGGAGTCATATGACCCAGACTGAACACCCTTCGGCCCACTCCGGTGCCCCCAAGCGCACCCGTACCTACACCTGGCAGGACCCGCTGATCGGCGCGGACGCGGCACCCGGCCTGAGTGGGCTGGATTACCTGCGCGGCATGGCCCGGGGCGATTTTCCTCCCCCACCTATTGGACAGACGCTGGGGTTCAGCATCGGCAGCCAGGAGGATGTGCAAAAAGGAAGGGTGGTCTTTCGGATGCGCCCCGAGGAATTCCATTACAACCCGATCGGCAGCGTCCACGGCGGCGTCTATGCCACCCTGCTGGACTCGGCGCTGGGCTGCGCGATCCACACCATGTTGCCCGCCGGGGTGGGCTACACCACCCTGGATCTGGCGGTGAAGTACCTACGTCCGCTGCGAATGGGTATGGCCGAGGTCCGCGCAGAGGCTGACGTGATCAGCGTGTCGCGTCAGATTGCCACCGCCAGCGCACAGATCGTCGATCAGGCAGGCAAGGTCTACGCCACGGCCACCACCACCTGCCTGGTGTTGCGTCCCACCGCACCCATACCCTCTGCCCTACAGCAGGAGACGAACCTATGAGTGATGCAAAAAATCAGGCTGCCGCCCTGACTGAAGAGTGGAGCGGTCAGGGCACACTTGTGGAACACCTGGGCATCACATTCAGTGAGGCCAGCGGAACGCGGGTGGTGGCACAGATGCCGGTCGAAAGCCGCGTGCACCAGCCGTTCGGCCTGCTGCATGGGGGAGCAAGTGTGGTGCTGGCCGAAAGCGTGGCCAGCACGGGCGCGTACTTGAACGTCAAGGACCGGGGCATGGTGGCGGTGGGGCTGGAAATCAATGCCAACCACCTGCGCGGGATAGCTTCCGGAACGGTCACGGCCACGGGCACGCCCATCTTCCAGGGCCGGACCACCGAGGTGTGGAACGTCGAGATCGCCGACGAGCGCGGCAAGCTGATCTGCATCTCGCGCTGCACGCTGGCGATTATCCCAAGGCCGCAGGAGAGACAGCCGGGCTGATTGTCCTGCATGGGCGCGGCCACCGCTCCGGTCCTGTGGGCGCAGGAGCACGCGCCTGTCAGCGGTCTGTCCGGTGCTCCCTCTGCTGCCGGCGGATCACGTGTCTTAGGTGTGCCCGCCACCTGTCAGAAAAATGTGATGGGCCGGAACTAGGCTGATCTGGAGCGGTGCACTCCACCCCTCATCCTTCCCTCCCTGGACACGTCACCCCCCGGCGTGTCCTGATTTCTTGCCGTGTCAGTTGGACGCAATCCCTCGCGAAGGTGGACGGGCGTTCACCCGTGACTCACGCGCGCCCCGTCACTGGGAGTACACTCGCCCCATGTTGCCCCCGCTGGTCAAGCAGGTTCTCGACAACTTCAACTTCGACATCGACTCGGACCGGAGTCGCGAAGACAATGTCGATGAGGTCATCAAGAGCGCGGCGTTGTTGTCCGGCGCGGTGGCCATAGAGCCTATTCCCTTCGCGGACATTCTGGTAATCACGCCGGTGCAGGCCAAGATGGTGCTGCACATCGGCAAAATCTACGGCTTCGACATTACGCCCGAGCGGGCGCGTGAGATCGTGCAGGAACTAGGGGTCACGGTGGCCTACGGCGTGGCGGCGCGGCAGGTCATGCGCGGCCTGGCAAAACTGGCGCTGCCCGTGATTGGGGGCATCATCACCGCGCCCGCCGTGTACGGCTGGACCTTCGGGCTCGGCCGGGTGGCGCAGAGTTACTTCGAGCGCAAGAGCCTGGGACTGCCCGACAGCCGCAAGGAGCAGGTCAAAGTCATCCAGGAGGCCAAACAGCAGTCCCGCAAGGTTCTGCCCAGCGCTCAGGATTTCACGGACCTCGCCAGCGAACTGCGCCGCCGCGCCGAGGAGAAGAACAAGAGCCAGGGTGGACCGAACGGCCCCAACTGAGGCCTGAAATCACAGGAGCAGGTTAATCTCTGGGCCAGCGAAAGACCCGGCCATCGCCCAGCGTGAGCGTCACGGTGGCCGGGTC
This genomic interval from Deinococcus humi contains the following:
- a CDS encoding YcjF family protein, translated to MLPPLVKQVLDNFNFDIDSDRSREDNVDEVIKSAALLSGAVAIEPIPFADILVITPVQAKMVLHIGKIYGFDITPERAREIVQELGVTVAYGVAARQVMRGLAKLALPVIGGIITAPAVYGWTFGLGRVAQSYFERKSLGLPDSRKEQVKVIQEAKQQSRKVLPSAQDFTDLASELRRRAEEKNKSQGGPNGPN
- the hemC gene encoding hydroxymethylbilane synthase, with product MRTVTVGTRGSTLALAQTHWVVARLKEEWPETDFRIQTIATKGDRNRASLISMAKEGDKGFWIKEIEDALLAKRIDIAVHSLKDLPTAQPEELEVASIPKRVDARDVLIGKEGMKRLSELPHGARVGTSSVRRKAFLKAFRPDLQVVGLRGNIDTRLAALASDEYDAIILAAAGLIRTEMRHRIDEFIEPDIMLPAPGQGALALETRADDDLTVEVAYAIHDHTTDDRITAEREFLAGLGAGCMAPVGAHATVKGGILTLEGWVAALDGSQVIRATTSGDVAECADLGAELAADTLGQGAQALVDAAHQQIA
- a CDS encoding PaaI family thioesterase; protein product: MTQTEHPSAHSGAPKRTRTYTWQDPLIGADAAPGLSGLDYLRGMARGDFPPPPIGQTLGFSIGSQEDVQKGRVVFRMRPEEFHYNPIGSVHGGVYATLLDSALGCAIHTMLPAGVGYTTLDLAVKYLRPLRMGMAEVRAEADVISVSRQIATASAQIVDQAGKVYATATTTCLVLRPTAPIPSALQQETNL
- a CDS encoding VOC family protein, with translation MTPSPILDLAGLTLEVNHLARGVRFYSQVLGLELIRHDEAVGVAEFTVNPHQTLTLWQPITRQNNDDRLASLRPRGASHLHYAWQIDPSDLEPSKGLLDAHGLEWQEINLGTEDRPDWTLYFFDPFGHGLELRGVNREDTRQPHFPPQPMARPAHALPVMGLREVALAFGDYSAMKKRLPGAYGFAFAKEQEDRDFAQFTLGPQSEPDGNGTPRRWLYAWDPQVGLADMLGGDHALVRFYADVNAVADLVAAAGLLSVQDEKGLAVRDPEGHVFEFVAG
- a CDS encoding hotdog fold thioesterase; translated protein: MSDAKNQAAALTEEWSGQGTLVEHLGITFSEASGTRVVAQMPVESRVHQPFGLLHGGASVVLAESVASTGAYLNVKDRGMVAVGLEINANHLRGIASGTVTATGTPIFQGRTTEVWNVEIADERGKLICISRCTLAIIPRPQERQPG
- a CDS encoding ABC transporter permease, giving the protein MTTTSSAPIAIEKRGSFQMFWTSPAMRKMRRNPLAIGGLIITLLFALLALFAPLVARPTGNCLRDLGMTSQNQVYNPLGAPFWQAVFAPPASCYKIERLSFAQEPVPPNSIPGATAPFGTVNGYNIFYGLVWGTRTALKMAFIIVGITLAVGVLIGAISGFYGGWIDNLIQRFIDVLFAMPGLVLTVVILTILRAKNPGGDPTWPIILAYSVAGWAGYARVIRGDVLKTRQLEYVDAARGLGARDLRMILKHVVPNSVTTVFTIAVLDLATVPLGIAALSFLGLGFEPGYSEWGQLVDFARAWLKPDYWYVLVFPAAFIILFSLAFNLFGDGLRDALDPKTR